A section of the Chitinophagaceae bacterium genome encodes:
- a CDS encoding 4Fe-4S binding protein, with protein MNTYKKIQTLGLVIFVVGFFSFLISFFLADYTITSATLQQYITNQEHISIITEKKPSIFNNTYATNFEFVSDIKNIIDIINKKQTDVYGISPKEIDNVVKRIETFPSVFRINMIDSVLQETNSLSDFKKSTFKSYASWLDAKTFNSPEDLTNNLSKVTDDIKKYAIISEKGIDSYKAKGLYFQITKAATLSPVKTYPNVFLFLCFILPLIGAFLYILPIYKIEVPGIRNKNIFRNAMKNKGWLGIFTGTFLIVFYVLLYFFPEYMTQWVVMVDPISFFLKQQPASNFFLYGFIYTLCILVMGVRMFIRYRHSNYQILRTASVIFFQTCFAFLIPEILTRLNKPSIDFKNIWPLDYSFFFEYRIDHLLESGNLGLFMLFWGIILIVIGVPVLVYFFGKRWYCSWVCGCGGLAETLGDPYRQLSNKSLGAWKIERILIHSVLVFAVVMTASVVYTYFSGDSWFFFVDSYKIREVYGAFIGAGFAGVVGTGFYPLMGNRVWCRFGCPLAAYLGIVQRFKSRFRITTNGGQCISCGNCSTYCEMGIDVRWYAQRGQNIIRSSCVGCGVCSSVCPRGVLNLEVKNEKGRFGKKPSLTIAPVPITKS; from the coding sequence ATGAATACATATAAAAAAATTCAAACCCTTGGTCTCGTTATTTTTGTGGTAGGTTTTTTCTCATTTCTTATTTCATTTTTTCTTGCAGATTATACCATAACCTCCGCAACATTACAACAATACATTACCAATCAAGAGCATATTTCTATTATTACAGAAAAAAAACCGAGTATTTTTAACAATACCTACGCTACAAATTTTGAATTTGTTTCTGATATAAAAAATATAATAGATATTATAAATAAAAAACAAACCGATGTCTATGGCATATCTCCAAAAGAAATAGATAATGTGGTAAAAAGGATAGAAACCTTTCCCTCTGTTTTTAGAATAAATATGATAGATTCTGTATTACAAGAAACAAATTCTCTTTCGGACTTCAAAAAAAGCACATTTAAATCTTATGCGAGTTGGCTGGATGCAAAAACTTTTAATTCACCCGAAGATCTAACAAATAATCTTTCTAAAGTAACAGATGATATAAAAAAATATGCTATAATATCCGAAAAAGGTATTGATAGTTACAAAGCGAAAGGGTTGTATTTTCAAATTACTAAAGCCGCTACCCTCAGCCCTGTAAAGACATATCCAAATGTATTTTTATTCCTCTGTTTTATACTGCCATTAATAGGGGCATTTTTATATATACTTCCAATATATAAGATAGAAGTACCAGGAATACGAAATAAAAATATTTTTCGTAATGCTATGAAAAATAAGGGATGGTTAGGTATTTTTACAGGGACATTTCTCATTGTTTTTTATGTACTGCTTTATTTTTTCCCTGAATATATGACCCAATGGGTTGTAATGGTAGATCCTATAAGCTTTTTTCTCAAACAACAGCCCGCAAGTAATTTTTTTCTCTACGGATTCATTTATACACTTTGTATTTTAGTAATGGGTGTGAGAATGTTTATACGTTATAGACATAGTAATTATCAAATACTCAGAACGGCTTCTGTTATATTTTTTCAAACATGTTTTGCTTTCCTTATCCCTGAAATATTAACCCGACTCAATAAACCATCTATTGATTTCAAAAATATATGGCCCCTTGATTACAGTTTCTTTTTTGAATACCGTATAGATCATCTTTTAGAAAGTGGAAATTTAGGATTATTTATGCTCTTTTGGGGAATAATACTTATTGTTATAGGAGTTCCGGTTTTAGTATATTTTTTTGGAAAAAGATGGTACTGTTCGTGGGTTTGTGGATGCGGAGGACTAGCAGAGACCTTAGGCGACCCTTATCGTCAATTATCTAATAAATCATTAGGTGCATGGAAAATAGAAAGAATCCTGATTCATAGTGTTTTAGTATTTGCTGTAGTAATGACCGCCTCCGTTGTCTATACGTATTTTTCGGGTGACTCATGGTTTTTCTTTGTGGATAGTTACAAAATAAGAGAAGTATATGGAGCATTTATAGGTGCTGGTTTTGCGGGAGTTGTAGGAACAGGATTCTACCCACTTATGGGAAATAGAGTATGGTGTAGATTTGGATGCCCTCTAGCAGCATATTTAGGAATAGTACAAAGATTTAAGAGCCGATTCCGTATTACTACTAACGGGGGGCAATGTATCAGTTGTGGAAATTGCTCTACTTATTGTGAAATGGGAATAGACGTGAGATGGTATGCCCAAAGAGGACAAAATATAATAAGATCTTCTTGCGTAGGATGTGGTGTATGCTCCTCTGTTTGCCCTAGAGGCGTTTTGAATCTAGAAGTAAAAAATGAAAAAGGCCGTTTTGGGAAGAAGCCATCGCTCACAATCGCACCCGTACCTATTACAAAATCATAA
- a CDS encoding WD40 repeat domain-containing protein, which yields MMRKTILFIVCICIFYIRAEAQKDISQKTLVGHTNGITALCFSPDNNFIVSGSTDKTIRVWDITTGLQVKIFTEHSETITALEFTKDGKYVLSASDDHTLKLWDINGENSVRTFSCLSSVKTFAFFPDGKTFLSGGGTDVMTEDEKKKVTTRTEFSSVFSKKKNDSRSTNSRSEIYKWDIETGEKIKTYNTTERLHSDIIVAISISPDGKTVVSAESGGDKNNVILWNAETSVIMQTFPFDGKGLVGYLGFTSNPDFIITFAGNPHSGSKVVDFFVGEENIKTNLQMWRIRKYSSPEVKCNFVRHSNDVDVAKISPNGNYLVANTNRKVLLYDISENGCKYLNTYEKHDGPIEAVAVSPNSKYIASGSLDNTIKLWLLTAE from the coding sequence ATGATGCGTAAAACAATTCTTTTTATTGTTTGTATATGTATTTTTTACATACGTGCAGAAGCACAAAAAGATATATCACAAAAAACACTTGTAGGACATACTAATGGTATTACTGCTCTTTGTTTTTCACCTGATAATAATTTTATTGTCAGCGGCAGTACAGATAAAACCATAAGAGTATGGGATATTACTACAGGTTTGCAGGTAAAGATTTTCACTGAACATTCCGAAACTATAACTGCTTTAGAGTTTACCAAAGATGGTAAATATGTATTAAGTGCTAGTGATGACCATACTTTGAAGCTGTGGGATATAAATGGAGAAAACTCAGTGCGAACTTTTTCATGTCTTTCATCAGTGAAAACTTTTGCTTTCTTTCCTGATGGAAAAACTTTTTTAAGCGGAGGAGGAACCGATGTGATGACAGAAGATGAGAAAAAAAAGGTTACTACGAGAACCGAATTTAGTAGTGTTTTCTCAAAAAAAAAGAATGATTCTCGATCTACCAATTCTCGTTCTGAAATTTATAAATGGGATATAGAAACAGGTGAGAAAATAAAAACGTATAATACAACAGAGCGTCTTCATTCTGATATTATTGTAGCAATAAGTATTTCCCCCGATGGGAAAACAGTAGTATCCGCAGAATCAGGTGGAGATAAAAATAATGTTATACTTTGGAATGCAGAAACAAGTGTAATAATGCAAACTTTTCCCTTTGACGGGAAAGGGTTAGTGGGTTATCTTGGCTTTACTTCTAATCCTGATTTTATAATAACATTTGCAGGAAATCCACATTCGGGTTCAAAAGTAGTAGATTTTTTTGTAGGAGAAGAAAATATAAAAACAAATTTACAAATGTGGAGAATAAGGAAATATTCGTCACCTGAAGTGAAGTGTAATTTTGTGAGACATTCCAATGATGTAGATGTAGCAAAGATTTCTCCCAATGGGAACTATCTCGTAGCAAACACAAATCGTAAAGTTCTACTCTATGATATATCCGAAAATGGTTGTAAATACCTTAATACCTACGAAAAACACGATGGGCCTATAGAAGCTGTTGCAGTATCTCCCAACTCCAAGTATATTGCAAGTGGAAGTTTAGATAATACCATAAAACTCTGGTTATTAACCGCAGAATAA
- a CDS encoding potassium transporter TrkG codes for MNNFLRIISIVILVTSGFGILIILSDLGFSRSNIQEIYLLRSLLSVCVLTLFGCGILKMLLEKPKRTKKKKIIVLIFQSLTGFFLFFIVLFFVIPHFSETIPSLSFLIKETTLIWLFLVIFLLELSRRISVLYKKIHSPATLFIISFLGMILLGTCLLMIPGSTRNGISAIDALFISTSAVCVTGLSTIDQGTSFTLMGYVFLLILIQLGGIGILTFTSFLALFFKDGFSFHNRIFVKDVTNANKLNEVVGILHMVMLFTLGIEILGAFLIFIQLDSSLMPSLFQRVFFSFFHSISAFCNAGFSTYTDGLYDIKIRYLYGIHIVIAVLIILGGLGYTVIFNILIYLKNLIVKNTYILFDKKFFFKIYNRNFLKTNTNSNTIVLYNINMGSKIVLISTGILLAFGTLMVFMLEYNNTLTEHTLYGKIVISFFSSVTPRTAGFNTIDFGLVHNSTVMIIILLMWIGASPGSTGGGIKTSTFFICILNLFNILQGKDRIEFSKREIPYATNTKAFSIIIISLLIIGTAVFFILLFDPELPFVKVCFESFSAYGTVGLSMGITQKLSTASKFIIIILMFLGRVGSITLLVAFVKKVKTLKYRYPTEEIFIN; via the coding sequence ATGAATAATTTTTTACGTATTATTAGTATAGTAATTCTGGTTACGAGTGGTTTTGGGATTCTTATAATTTTATCGGATTTAGGGTTTAGTCGTTCTAATATTCAAGAAATATATTTACTACGTTCTCTTTTATCTGTTTGTGTATTAACGCTTTTCGGTTGTGGTATTTTAAAAATGTTATTAGAAAAACCTAAAAGAACCAAAAAGAAGAAAATAATCGTTCTTATATTTCAATCCTTGACGGGTTTTTTTCTTTTTTTTATTGTTTTATTTTTTGTTATTCCACATTTTTCTGAAACAATCCCTTCTTTATCTTTTCTTATAAAAGAAACTACCCTTATATGGCTCTTTCTTGTTATTTTTTTATTAGAATTATCTCGTCGCATTAGTGTATTATATAAAAAAATACATAGTCCCGCTACCTTATTTATTATTAGTTTTTTAGGAATGATCCTTTTAGGGACTTGTTTATTGATGATACCCGGTTCTACTAGAAATGGCATTAGTGCAATAGATGCATTATTTATTTCTACAAGTGCTGTTTGTGTAACAGGTCTTTCTACAATAGATCAAGGAACTTCTTTTACTCTTATGGGGTATGTTTTTTTATTAATACTGATACAATTAGGAGGAATTGGGATACTTACTTTTACCAGTTTTTTAGCTTTGTTCTTCAAAGATGGTTTTTCCTTTCATAATAGAATATTTGTAAAAGATGTTACCAATGCAAATAAACTCAATGAAGTAGTAGGGATCTTACATATGGTAATGTTATTTACCCTAGGGATAGAAATTTTGGGAGCATTTTTGATTTTTATTCAATTAGATTCTTCGCTTATGCCATCTTTATTCCAAAGAGTTTTTTTCTCTTTCTTTCATTCTATTTCTGCGTTTTGTAATGCGGGATTTTCTACTTATACAGATGGTCTTTATGATATAAAAATACGCTATCTATATGGTATTCACATAGTTATAGCTGTCTTGATAATATTAGGAGGATTAGGGTATACCGTTATTTTTAATATTCTTATATATCTCAAAAATCTCATTGTCAAAAACACATATATTCTTTTTGATAAAAAGTTTTTTTTCAAGATATATAATCGTAATTTTTTAAAAACAAATACTAATTCTAATACTATTGTTTTATATAATATAAACATGGGTTCTAAAATAGTTTTGATAAGCACGGGTATTTTACTTGCTTTTGGCACTCTTATGGTGTTTATGTTGGAATATAACAATACACTTACAGAGCATACTCTGTATGGAAAAATAGTAATCTCATTTTTTTCTTCTGTGACACCGAGAACCGCAGGATTTAATACTATAGATTTTGGGTTAGTTCACAATTCTACAGTTATGATTATTATACTTTTAATGTGGATAGGAGCTTCTCCTGGTTCAACAGGTGGAGGAATAAAAACAAGCACTTTTTTTATTTGTATACTTAATTTATTTAATATATTACAAGGGAAAGATAGAATCGAATTTTCTAAAAGAGAAATACCGTACGCAACAAACACAAAGGCGTTTTCTATCATAATTATTTCTTTACTTATCATCGGCACTGCTGTATTTTTTATTTTACTCTTTGACCCCGAACTTCCTTTCGTCAAAGTATGTTTTGAAAGTTTTTCCGCTTATGGAACAGTAGGTTTAAGTATGGGAATTACGCAAAAGTTAAGCACTGCAAGTAAATTTATTATTATTATTCTTATGTTTTTAGGAAGAGTCGGCTCTATAACTCTTTTAGTTGCCTTTGTTAAAAAAGTAAAAACACTTAAGTATAGATATCCTACTGAAGAAATATTTATTAACTAA